The Cryomorphaceae bacterium 1068 genome includes a region encoding these proteins:
- the bshA gene encoding N-acetyl-alpha-D-glucosaminyl L-malate synthase BshA encodes MKIGIVLYPTFGGSGVVATELGKALAQRGHQVHFVSYNQPVRLGSFTQNLFYHEVIVSEYPLFDYPPYETVLASKLVDVVKFEKLDLLHVHYAIPHASAAYMAQQILAEEGIHIPFITTLHGTDITLVGRDNSFAPAITFAINKSNGVTAVSESLKNDTYEHFDIKNEVEVIPNFICPEHYLPRPEKDFRKDYAPNGERIVTHISNFRPVKRVEDVVRVFKKILDEVPAKLLLVGDGPDRHRVEQLCRELGTCKHTHIIGKLKKPEEVLGISDLFILPSEKESFGLAALEAMACGVPVISTNTGGLPELNVEGLSGHLSPVGDVNDMAVNAIKILKEDAVLNEFKSNAKARAYDFSIDKILPLYTNLYNRVLEKQKEMIA; translated from the coding sequence ATGAAAATAGGAATAGTACTTTACCCCACATTTGGCGGTAGCGGTGTAGTGGCGACGGAATTGGGGAAAGCGCTTGCGCAAAGAGGACACCAAGTTCATTTCGTCTCTTACAATCAACCGGTTCGGCTTGGTTCGTTTACCCAAAATCTCTTCTACCACGAGGTGATTGTTTCTGAATACCCATTGTTTGACTACCCGCCTTATGAGACGGTTTTGGCTAGCAAGCTCGTGGATGTCGTGAAGTTTGAAAAACTCGATTTGCTTCACGTACACTACGCGATACCTCATGCATCCGCAGCCTATATGGCCCAGCAGATTCTGGCTGAAGAAGGCATTCACATTCCATTTATTACGACTTTGCACGGAACAGATATCACACTGGTAGGTCGTGACAATAGCTTTGCACCTGCCATTACTTTTGCCATTAATAAGAGCAACGGTGTAACGGCAGTTTCGGAGAGTTTGAAAAACGATACTTACGAGCACTTCGACATTAAGAACGAAGTTGAAGTGATTCCCAACTTTATCTGTCCGGAACATTACCTTCCTCGTCCCGAGAAAGACTTCAGAAAGGATTATGCTCCTAATGGAGAACGCATTGTAACGCATATCTCGAATTTTCGTCCTGTAAAACGGGTAGAAGATGTAGTGCGCGTTTTCAAGAAAATACTTGATGAGGTTCCGGCTAAGTTACTTTTGGTGGGTGATGGTCCTGATCGACATCGAGTTGAACAACTTTGTCGAGAACTCGGTACTTGCAAGCATACGCACATCATTGGTAAATTGAAAAAGCCCGAAGAGGTACTTGGTATCTCAGACCTCTTCATTCTCCCTTCTGAGAAGGAGAGCTTTGGGTTGGCTGCGCTTGAGGCAATGGCTTGCGGAGTCCCCGTAATATCGACCAATACGGGAGGACTACCCGAACTAAATGTGGAGGGTCTCAGTGGACACTTAAGCCCTGTGGGTGATGTGAATGATATGGCTGTGAATGCCATTAAGATTCTGAAGGAAGATGCTGTTCTAAATGAGTTTAAAAGCAACGCTAAGGCTCGAGCATATGACTTCAGTATCGACAAAATATTGCCGCTTTACACCAACCTTTACAACCGCGTACTGGAAAAGCAAAAGGAAATGATCGCATAG
- a CDS encoding CoA transferase: protein MRDFFKGLKVVELASVLAGPAVGTFFAELGAEVTKVENKRTKGDVTRGWRVTGESESGTSAYYASVNYGKNVLMADLTDKQDIAEISNLVKEADLIISNFQPRVAKKFKLDYQTVQNENPKVIFLDLKGYENQERPAYDVVLQAETGWISMTGTDSDNPAKLPVALIDVLAGHQLKEAALLALLHRERTGEGSYTICSLEAASLAALANQASNYLMAGKVAQPIGTAHPNIAPYGDWFETKDGVRFVLAIGSEKHFGQLTKVLNLANIFADTRFRTNSSRVQNRIKLNEILRGAIAQFDFSDLSQKMNEEGIPFGEIKGLDLVLDGETARQLTLEENQEGTATTRLSGIAFKTSF from the coding sequence ATGAGAGATTTTTTCAAGGGATTAAAGGTAGTGGAATTGGCCAGCGTTCTGGCAGGCCCTGCTGTGGGCACCTTCTTTGCCGAGCTTGGCGCCGAGGTCACTAAAGTAGAAAATAAACGCACGAAAGGGGATGTGACACGCGGGTGGCGCGTGACGGGAGAATCGGAAAGCGGTACTTCGGCCTATTACGCCTCAGTGAATTATGGGAAGAATGTTCTCATGGCCGACCTCACTGACAAACAAGATATAGCCGAAATATCGAATCTAGTCAAAGAAGCAGACCTCATCATTTCCAACTTCCAGCCGCGAGTAGCAAAGAAGTTTAAGCTCGACTACCAAACCGTTCAAAATGAAAATCCAAAAGTGATTTTCCTCGACCTGAAAGGGTATGAGAATCAAGAAAGGCCCGCCTACGATGTGGTGCTCCAGGCTGAAACCGGATGGATATCTATGACGGGTACAGACTCTGATAATCCTGCTAAACTTCCGGTGGCACTGATCGATGTACTCGCGGGACACCAACTAAAGGAAGCGGCACTTTTGGCCTTGCTTCATCGAGAACGAACAGGGGAAGGCTCTTATACGATTTGCTCTCTGGAAGCCGCTTCTCTTGCGGCATTGGCTAATCAAGCCTCCAATTATTTGATGGCGGGGAAAGTGGCTCAACCCATTGGAACGGCACATCCCAACATCGCTCCATATGGCGACTGGTTTGAAACCAAAGACGGAGTACGATTTGTCCTTGCTATCGGAAGCGAGAAACACTTCGGTCAACTGACCAAAGTATTGAATTTAGCCAACATATTTGCTGATACACGCTTCAGGACAAACTCTTCGCGGGTTCAAAATCGTATAAAACTGAATGAAATTTTAAGAGGTGCAATTGCCCAATTTGATTTTTCCGATTTGTCCCAAAAGATGAATGAGGAGGGAATACCATTCGGAGAAATCAAAGGACTTGATTTAGTGCTGGATGGAGAGACTGCGCGTCAATTGACATTGGAAGAAAATCAGGAGGGAACGGCTACGACAAGGCTTTCCGGAATTGCCTTTAAGACTTCCTTTTGA
- a CDS encoding right-handed parallel beta-helix repeat-containing protein — translation MNRMVFLFGLSSAICLLACAPTNVHKDVESVQTTVPVHEKTASSSHSEVTIGQGDNVSEIFKNLSSDVRTINFEPGEYIAWDTLHLPRTGGLVIINGNGSDLKLTSMGFYSMPSSKDEAMLYNHTRYLIKDFSSISGGEKGVMLGSSFNTVIQNIEFVGQKNAAVDLVFCLMCIVENILVTNNFHDGIVLRTGRNIDTKEIEWDRAGVNNSQCNHTEVRSCRVYNRKGCTGTSFKILQSSGVRLVNCISEGWPNKRAVYFDALGATTAKYFTIENFHLEHIPEEGGLCFRNFGSLIEVDGFFVQKGSATSPVIKIENNGSYVFRNFPYWPGRAWIASSKSPSVVMENCPVGMYKIDSYWRNTDKEGEKIFQGYFKADKMLRP, via the coding sequence ATGAATCGAATGGTATTTCTATTTGGATTGAGCTCGGCCATTTGTCTTTTGGCTTGTGCTCCGACTAATGTTCACAAAGATGTGGAATCTGTACAAACGACTGTTCCTGTTCATGAAAAAACAGCGTCGAGTTCGCATTCTGAAGTGACCATAGGCCAAGGCGATAACGTTTCGGAGATTTTTAAAAATCTTTCCTCTGACGTGAGGACGATCAACTTCGAACCGGGTGAGTACATCGCTTGGGATACACTACATCTTCCACGCACGGGTGGACTGGTCATCATTAATGGAAATGGATCCGATCTGAAGCTTACAAGTATGGGGTTTTACTCCATGCCCAGCTCAAAAGATGAAGCAATGCTTTACAATCATACGCGCTATTTGATCAAAGACTTCTCGTCGATTTCTGGAGGAGAGAAGGGCGTTATGCTCGGATCATCGTTCAACACGGTTATCCAAAACATCGAATTTGTGGGGCAGAAAAATGCCGCTGTTGATTTGGTCTTCTGCCTGATGTGCATCGTTGAGAATATTCTGGTTACGAATAATTTCCACGACGGAATAGTGTTGCGGACGGGAAGAAATATTGACACCAAAGAGATAGAGTGGGACAGGGCAGGAGTAAACAATTCACAATGCAATCATACTGAAGTCCGCTCGTGCAGGGTCTATAATCGCAAGGGTTGCACGGGCACTTCATTTAAAATACTTCAGAGTTCAGGCGTGCGATTGGTCAATTGCATTTCTGAAGGTTGGCCCAATAAGCGAGCTGTGTACTTCGACGCCCTCGGAGCCACAACTGCTAAGTATTTTACCATTGAGAATTTTCACTTAGAGCATATTCCCGAAGAAGGCGGTCTCTGCTTTCGGAATTTCGGAAGCTTAATTGAAGTGGATGGTTTCTTCGTTCAGAAGGGAAGTGCGACTTCTCCCGTCATTAAAATTGAGAATAACGGCAGCTATGTCTTCCGCAACTTTCCGTATTGGCCGGGAAGGGCTTGGATTGCTTCCAGCAAATCACCCAGCGTAGTGATGGAAAACTGTCCTGTCGGAATGTATAAGATTGACAGCTATTGGAGGAATACCGATAAGGAAGGCGAGAAGATTTTTCAAGGGTATTTCAAAGCAGATAAAATGTTGCGGCCATAA